A genome region from Deinococcus sp. KNUC1210 includes the following:
- a CDS encoding DUF11 domain-containing protein, with translation MGLASATGTPAGTKITNQAIGTANSVNPGQPPISVLSNTVSATVSPVCSVVVTPDGTVDAPGQSATLLPAENTTFTYQVLNTGNTENTYTLSSLTDAASAFTPTGLKMYLDANNNGVLDSAEAATSIGSVKLAANAKATVFLVVTTNDASRGDAFVNLVAACADGSAGDSNNIARVRVGQPPVISVLKTFSPTLIKPGDTTTVTVVAKNSGQGASRALMLTDALDTLAAQGLTFVKGSATARTEGTASGVTAISPEYSGDLSTFSSTEPVAVKAVRAGVASLEPAQSLILTFQMVAGPTAENKTFTNTAVATGNNISVPGSANLDVHYTPAVAIGPIGNAEVPEGTPADSQSVPFGVVGQPVCLDHTLKNTGNVTDNFKLSLSYSKGQATAAYFNLDGTPFVQPVTLQPGQSVPVRVCYTPQDGSTVLQALLTTTGDRGETNATTDIVTNIEGGLPVLTKTTTTTGTVKIGDTVTYSLSIKNPYTHALTAALAQDTLSAAHTFVSASDGGSYDSATRTVTWKLGTLQPGETRTVTLVTTVSAQAVDGQNLVNSFTLTTAEVPQQIISNEVKTPIWSATLVITKAVNTPQATFGDRLTYTLTIRNTSPTTALTGGVITDTLPAGLLYIAGTSTLADVALADPTVNGQVLTWSGLTIPASGQIKVTYAVRVTPDAVGTLVNVVVVSGNGNNATAISSNTATATVKATPLNFAPLGDIVGYVYLDRNHDGNYDFGKDKDIPMARARVILAGGRVALTDNDGRYHFASVPFGSHALRLDPASVPYLPEDRVYEGGLSGTQTVYVRGLTSVDFPLAPVSGDVQVLRRTTLTMGDLSVQKIVYVNGQQYTVQLILTTPTDLNEFELTDPLPQGATLQGDRPSLNGTLKAGETTQMYRFTWDGEQRAAVTDPSASWRY, from the coding sequence TTGGGCCTGGCCTCGGCAACAGGTACGCCCGCTGGAACGAAGATCACCAATCAGGCCATCGGGACCGCCAATTCGGTCAATCCTGGCCAGCCGCCCATCTCGGTGCTGTCCAATACGGTCAGTGCCACGGTGTCACCTGTCTGCTCGGTCGTCGTGACGCCCGACGGCACGGTCGATGCGCCCGGACAGAGTGCCACGCTGCTGCCCGCTGAAAACACCACCTTCACGTACCAGGTACTGAATACCGGCAACACCGAGAACACCTATACGCTGAGCAGCCTGACAGACGCGGCCTCGGCTTTCACGCCCACCGGCCTGAAGATGTACCTCGACGCCAACAACAACGGCGTGCTCGACAGTGCCGAAGCGGCGACCTCTATCGGCAGCGTGAAGCTGGCTGCCAACGCCAAGGCGACGGTCTTCCTGGTCGTCACCACCAACGACGCCAGCCGTGGAGACGCCTTCGTCAATCTGGTTGCAGCGTGTGCCGACGGTTCGGCTGGCGACAGCAACAATATTGCCCGCGTGCGCGTCGGGCAGCCGCCGGTCATCTCGGTGCTGAAGACCTTCTCGCCCACGCTGATCAAGCCCGGCGATACCACCACCGTGACCGTGGTGGCCAAGAATTCCGGTCAGGGCGCATCCAGAGCGCTGATGCTGACCGATGCGCTCGATACGCTGGCCGCTCAGGGCCTGACCTTCGTGAAGGGGAGTGCCACCGCCCGCACCGAGGGAACCGCCAGCGGCGTGACCGCGATTTCGCCGGAGTACAGCGGTGATCTGAGCACCTTCAGTAGCACCGAACCGGTCGCCGTGAAGGCAGTACGTGCAGGCGTCGCCAGCCTGGAACCCGCCCAGAGCCTGATTCTGACCTTCCAGATGGTGGCGGGCCCAACAGCCGAGAACAAGACCTTCACCAACACCGCCGTTGCCACGGGCAACAACATCAGCGTGCCCGGCAGTGCCAATCTGGACGTGCACTACACGCCCGCTGTGGCAATTGGGCCGATCGGTAACGCGGAAGTCCCCGAAGGGACCCCCGCCGACAGCCAGTCGGTGCCGTTCGGAGTGGTCGGGCAGCCGGTCTGCCTCGACCATACCCTCAAGAACACCGGCAATGTCACCGACAACTTCAAGCTGAGCCTGAGCTACAGCAAGGGGCAGGCCACCGCCGCCTACTTCAACCTCGACGGCACTCCCTTCGTGCAGCCGGTGACGTTGCAGCCGGGCCAGAGCGTGCCGGTGCGCGTGTGCTACACCCCCCAGGACGGCAGCACGGTCCTTCAGGCACTGCTCACCACCACGGGCGACCGGGGCGAGACAAACGCCACCACCGATATCGTGACCAACATCGAAGGTGGCCTGCCGGTCCTGACCAAGACCACCACGACCACCGGCACGGTCAAGATCGGCGATACCGTGACGTACAGTCTGTCGATCAAGAACCCCTACACCCACGCCCTGACGGCGGCACTGGCACAGGACACGCTCTCGGCGGCCCACACCTTTGTCAGCGCTTCCGACGGCGGCAGCTACGACAGCGCCACCCGCACCGTGACCTGGAAGCTGGGCACGCTGCAACCCGGCGAAACCCGCACCGTGACCCTGGTCACGACCGTTTCGGCGCAGGCAGTCGACGGACAGAACCTGGTGAACTCCTTTACGCTCACCACCGCTGAAGTGCCCCAGCAGATCATTTCCAACGAGGTCAAGACGCCGATCTGGTCGGCCACCCTCGTCATCACCAAGGCGGTCAATACGCCGCAGGCGACCTTCGGTGATCGCCTCACCTACACCCTGACGATCCGCAACACCTCGCCGACCACGGCGCTGACCGGTGGCGTGATTACCGACACTTTGCCCGCTGGCCTGCTGTACATCGCTGGCACCAGCACCCTGGCAGATGTGGCCCTGGCAGACCCCACCGTGAACGGACAGGTCCTGACCTGGAGTGGTCTGACCATACCGGCCAGCGGCCAGATCAAGGTGACATACGCCGTGCGCGTCACTCCCGACGCCGTCGGAACCCTGGTGAATGTCGTGGTGGTATCGGGCAACGGCAACAATGCCACCGCGATCTCAAGCAATACTGCTACGGCGACCGTCAAGGCCACGCCGCTGAACTTCGCACCGCTGGGCGACATCGTGGGCTATGTGTACCTCGACCGCAACCACGACGGCAACTACGATTTCGGGAAGGATAAAGACATCCCGATGGCGCGTGCCCGCGTGATTCTGGCCGGTGGACGCGTCGCGCTGACCGACAACGATGGCCGCTATCACTTCGCCAGCGTGCCTTTCGGGAGCCACGCGCTGCGCCTCGATCCGGCATCGGTGCCGTATCTGCCCGAAGACCGGGTATACGAAGGCGGCCTGAGCGGCACCCAGACGGTGTATGTGCGTGGCCTGACGAGTGTCGATTTCCCGCTCGCTCCTGTCTCGGGCGACGTGCAGGTTCTGCGCCGCACCACTCTGACGATGGGTGACCTGAGCGTTCAGAAAATTGTTTATGTCAATGGGCAACAATACACCGTACAGCTGATCCTCACCACGCCCACTGACCTGAATGAATTTGAGCTGACTGATCCACTGCCTCAGGGAGCCACGCTTCAAGGCGACAGGCCCTCTCTGAACGGCACGCTGAAGGCCGGAGAAACCACCCAGATGTACCGCTTCACCTGGGACGGCGAACAACGTGCCGCTGTAACGGATCCGTCCGCGAGCTGGAGGTATTGA
- a CDS encoding VWA domain-containing protein, with protein sequence MARLTRYSRFESELDELESSELMQMIQEALLGQGMNDPYDPDPNARPSMDDLFDAILNALAERGMIPDDLLAEAMQAGDIQESRLGQQIQRLMDKLQQDGFIRKEFEEGEGGGAGNPGEARFNLTDKSIDFLGYKSLRDLMGGLGRSSAGAHDTRDYSSGIDMMGELKSYEFGDTLNLDTTATLSNVISKGFDKMDESDLVIRQSEYSSSAATVVLLDCSHSMILYGEDRFTPAKQVALALAHLIRTQYPGDTVKFVLFHDSAEEVPISKLAQAQIGPYHTNTAGGLRLAQQLLKRENKDMKQIVMITDGKPSALTLPDGRIYKNSYGLDPYVLGATLREVAQCRRSGIQVNTFMLARDAELVGFVRRVAEMTRGKAYFTTPHNIGQYVLMDYMSNKTKLVN encoded by the coding sequence ATGGCACGCCTCACCCGCTACAGCCGATTTGAAAGTGAACTTGACGAACTCGAGTCGAGCGAATTGATGCAGATGATTCAGGAAGCTCTCTTGGGTCAGGGCATGAACGACCCCTACGACCCCGATCCAAATGCCAGACCCAGCATGGACGACCTGTTCGACGCGATTTTGAATGCACTGGCCGAACGCGGCATGATTCCAGACGATCTGCTGGCCGAGGCGATGCAGGCTGGAGATATCCAGGAATCACGCCTGGGGCAGCAGATTCAGCGCCTGATGGACAAGTTGCAGCAGGACGGATTTATCCGTAAGGAATTCGAGGAAGGTGAGGGCGGCGGCGCAGGAAATCCTGGCGAGGCCCGCTTCAACCTGACCGATAAAAGCATCGACTTCCTGGGATACAAGAGCCTGCGCGATCTGATGGGCGGCCTGGGCCGCAGCAGCGCGGGAGCGCACGACACGCGGGACTACTCGTCCGGCATCGACATGATGGGCGAGCTGAAGAGCTACGAATTCGGCGACACGCTCAATCTCGACACCACGGCCACCCTGTCAAACGTCATCTCCAAGGGCTTTGACAAGATGGACGAGAGCGATCTGGTCATCCGGCAGAGCGAGTACAGCAGCAGCGCGGCGACGGTGGTGCTGCTCGACTGCTCGCACAGCATGATCCTGTACGGCGAGGACCGCTTTACACCTGCCAAACAGGTCGCGCTCGCCCTGGCACACCTGATCCGCACACAGTACCCTGGCGATACCGTCAAATTCGTCCTGTTTCACGACAGCGCCGAGGAAGTGCCGATTTCCAAACTGGCGCAGGCGCAGATCGGGCCGTATCACACCAATACGGCGGGCGGGCTAAGGCTGGCCCAGCAACTCCTGAAACGTGAGAACAAGGATATGAAGCAGATCGTCATGATTACTGACGGCAAGCCTTCGGCACTAACTCTTCCAGACGGGCGTATCTATAAGAATTCTTACGGCCTCGATCCGTATGTGCTGGGTGCAACGCTGCGTGAGGTGGCGCAGTGCCGCCGCAGTGGTATCCAGGTCAATACCTTTATGCTCGCCCGCGACGCCGAGCTGGTGGGCTTCGTGCGCCGGGTAGCCGAGATGACGAGGGGCAAGGCCTACTTCACGACGCCTCACAATATCGGTCAGTACGTTCTGATGGACTATATGAGCAACAAGACGAAACTGGTGAACTGA
- a CDS encoding M42 family metallopeptidase: MDNHLHSVALPQLEMDATIAFLLDLLKTPSPTGFTEAAILRIEQELTALGVIAQRTAKGGLVWTLEPAEEAEDTGQHVTFSAHADTLGAMVKEIRPNGRLGLTQLGSYDWHSIEGTEVKVHPQQGPALSGTVLNLYQSFHVWGSAIHDLKRSANTLEVRLDALTGSEAQTRALGIEVGDFVSFDSQAQFTASGYIKGRHLDNKASIAIFVGVTRELLRQPSSRRVSFCITVYEEVGHGAASDIPAGTSELIAVDMAAVGGNQTSSEHHVTLCVKDSLGPYDHALGNRLRTAARRAGLELKIDIYPYYSSDASAAWRAGLPCPTALIGPGVDASHAYERTHQDALVATTALMLEYLR; this comes from the coding sequence ATGGACAACCATCTGCATTCCGTCGCCTTGCCTCAGCTCGAGATGGACGCAACCATAGCCTTTCTGCTCGATCTGTTGAAGACGCCTAGCCCCACTGGCTTTACTGAGGCAGCTATTTTGCGAATCGAGCAGGAACTGACGGCTCTGGGCGTCATAGCTCAGCGCACTGCCAAGGGAGGACTGGTGTGGACGCTGGAGCCTGCCGAAGAGGCCGAGGACACCGGTCAGCACGTCACGTTCAGCGCACATGCCGACACGCTGGGCGCGATGGTCAAGGAGATTCGCCCGAACGGACGCCTGGGCCTGACACAGCTAGGAAGTTACGACTGGCACAGCATCGAAGGCACAGAAGTCAAAGTCCACCCGCAGCAGGGGCCAGCGCTCTCCGGTACGGTACTCAATCTTTATCAGAGCTTTCACGTGTGGGGCTCAGCGATACACGATCTGAAACGCAGTGCGAACACCCTGGAGGTGCGGCTGGATGCTTTGACGGGGAGCGAAGCGCAGACAAGAGCTCTAGGCATTGAAGTGGGCGATTTTGTCAGCTTCGATTCTCAGGCGCAGTTCACAGCGAGCGGCTACATCAAGGGTCGCCATCTCGACAACAAGGCCAGTATCGCCATCTTCGTGGGCGTCACCAGGGAACTGCTGCGGCAGCCTTCCAGCAGGCGCGTCAGCTTCTGTATCACTGTCTATGAAGAGGTAGGGCATGGTGCCGCCAGTGATATTCCGGCGGGCACCAGCGAACTGATTGCGGTCGATATGGCGGCAGTCGGCGGCAACCAGACGAGCAGTGAACATCATGTGACGCTGTGCGTCAAGGATTCGCTGGGGCCGTATGACCATGCGCTCGGCAACCGTCTGCGAACTGCCGCGAGGCGGGCCGGTCTGGAACTGAAGATCGACATCTATCCGTATTACAGCTCTGATGCCAGCGCTGCCTGGAGAGCGGGTCTTCCCTGCCCCACGGCCCTGATTGGACCCGGCGTCGACGCTAGCCACGCTTACGAGCGAACCCATCAGGACGCCCTTGTTGCTACAACCGCCCTGATGCTTGAATACCTGCGCTGA